In a single window of the Gadus macrocephalus chromosome 6, ASM3116895v1 genome:
- the LOC132460222 gene encoding uncharacterized protein LOC132460222, whose protein sequence is MLQCVLTGRAQEAYSTLSAADCKVYKRVKSAVLKAYELVPEAYRQRFRGWKRGNKQSHVEFVRGLTAHFCHWCAASEVDTFEKLCDLVILEQFKNSVPKNVENKVGIPGQAAVLADEYVLIHKSNFNALSSDNVRRESYGHQKGASGSYAKSEHGMRERQAEGRTCNYCKGGGHWKSECPVLKSKNKFSGTQVRPAALASSLSPAVVVEEQVEARRQKSMEDFGPFISEGLVSLPGSVEQVPVKILRDTGSLDSFVCKSVLPFSSKTDTGHFVLVRGMGMVVFPAPVHRLCLDSGLVKGDVEMGVRTELPVDGVDIILGNGLAGVQVWADGPSPNIVTKSVPGQDRPDSVSDVAVVYPVCAVTRAMTTACDAQSCYQEVRVGTC, encoded by the exons ATGTTACAATGCGTCCTGACCGGTAGAGCCCAGGAGGCGTACTCAACTTTGAGTGCTGCTGATTGTAAGGTGTACAAGCGAGTTAAGTCTGCGGTGCTTAAAGCATATGAGTTGGTGCCTGAGGCGTACCGGCAGCGGTTCCGTGGTTGGAAAAGAGGAAATAAACAGTCTCATGTGGAGTTTGTGCGAGGTCTGACTGCCCATTTTTGTCATTGGTGTGCAGCGTCTGAGGTGGACACGTTTGAGAAACTGTGCGACTTGGTAATATTAGAACAGTTTAAAAACTCGGTACCTAAAAATGTGg AGAATAAAGTAGGTATTCCTGGTCAGGCGGCTGTGTTGGCCGATGAGTACGTGTTGATTCATAAAAGCAATTTCAATGCGTTAAGTTCAGATAATGTGCGCAGGGAGAGTTATGGTCATCAAAAAGGTGCATCAGGCTCTTATGCTAAGAGTGAGCATGGCATGCGAGAAAGGCAGGCAGAAGGTAGAACGTGTAATTACTGCAAAGGCGGTGGGCATTGGAAGAGTGAGTGTCCGGTCCtcaaatcaaaaaataaattctcCGGTACGCAAGTAAGACCAGCGGCTTTGGCCAGTTCACTCAGCCCAGCGGTAGTGGTTGAGGAGCAGGTTGAAGCCAGGCGGCAGAAGAGCATGGAGGATTTTGGACCGTTCATTTCTGAGGGTTTGGTCTCTTTGCCGGGTAGTGTTGAACAGGTGCCAGTAAAGATACTGCGGGATACCGGCTCATTGGACTCATTTGTGTGCAAGTCTGTTTTACCCTTCTCGTCGAAGACTGACACAGGACACTTTGTGCTGGTCAGAGGAATGGGGATGGTGGTGTTCCCTGCACCTGTGCATAGGCTGTGTCTTGACTCAGGTTTGGTGAAAGGAGATGTTGAGATGGGTGTGCGCACTGAGTTGCCGGTGGATGGGGTGGACATAATTCTGGGGAACGGTCTTGCTGGGGTGCAGGTGTGGGCTGATGGTCCTTCTCCCAATATAGTCACTAAAAGTGTGCCTGGTCAAGATCGACCAGACAGTGTTTCAGATGTTGCCGTTGTGTATCCGGTCTGTGCTGTGACGCGTGCCATGACCACTGCGTGTGACGCACAGTCTTGCTACCAAGAAGTCAGAGTTGGAACCTGCTGA